A stretch of DNA from Peromyscus maniculatus bairdii isolate BWxNUB_F1_BW_parent chromosome 7, HU_Pman_BW_mat_3.1, whole genome shotgun sequence:
ataaagAGGCCCTGtttcagagagggagagagagagagagagagagagagagagagagagagagagagagagagagagagagagagagagaaggagggaattCCTTACTGGAGTGCCCAGAAGCTTAGACTTTAGAAGAACCAAGATTAGCTGCCACAATAAGTTTCTTTGCATTTATTAACATGTGGAAGTGTTCATGAAGAGCCCTACTTCATCCATACCAGAATGGCAAAAGAGCCATGAGGGTTAAAACAACACTCAGGGTGTAACCATTGGGCTAAGGAAGGAGATTGTTTAAGTTAATTGAATCAGGCTAATACGTAAACACTCCACCTTAGGGTGGGGCTTTCAGATCTGTATATAAAGGCTTCAGAACTGAAAGATGTGCTCAGTTCAGAGTCACAACTGCAGTCTAGGGAGTTCAGGAGACACAGCACCCctgaagcagagagcagactTTCTGGCAAGCATTGTTGAGACCAGAGCATCTGGAGGTGAGTTGAAATCCTAACTTTATATTGCTTTCTCAGATTTCAAGTTTTCTCAAATAGATGTATTGGGCATAGTTAATAAAGAGGACACCAACTGGggatggtggtgaatgcctttaataccagcactcaggaggcagaggcaggtggatctctgtgagttagaggccatcctggtctacagagtgagttccaggacagccaggagtctttcacagagaaaccctgtctcagaaaataaataaatagatagatagatagatagatagatagatagatagatagatagataagtaaatagAGCACCGTTATTTTCAGTTTCCTGGTTGAACTACAGAATTTTGATCTatcactttaaaatttaaaatagatgtGGTTTTTCTGTCTCCTTTATGTTTCTTGCGATCCTAAATTTTGAATGTATGGAGATATGTAGTTCGGTTTTTAGTATGGGATCTAAACTTAGTGCACATTATAGAATTCATGAAATGCAATGTGTATAAAACCTTCCACAGTATAAGATGCTACAGTCTTGTGTCTcatgtttttaaaagctttttaataataataatatgttatTAGTGCATTAAGACACATTCAGTTAGTAACATACATTTGCTGAGCTCCTAGTGTTGGGGACTCAGCTCATTAAtaacttgcctagcacacatttTGTTCTATCCCTGGCACtgagaaaataatcaaaacaaataatTGAAACCACTCAGTTCTACTGGTACCTACCTACTTTGGATCttcaggcaggaggatcctgagtgaGAAGGCAGCTGTGGTTGATAATGTTGATTttgacacaatttttaaaaagtttaaggtACGCTTTCTATTTAGATGCAGCTGATCTTATCAATTTTCTTGCAGAGAGTTTTTAAATGATGGAAGGcttttatcatttctattttattatatttaaaaacaattctcgccgggcggtgggggcgcacgcctttaatcccagcactcgggaggcagagccaggcggatctctgtgagttcaaggccagcttgggctaccaagtgagctccaggaaaggcacaaagctacgcagagaaaccctgtctcgaaaaaccaaaaaataaaaaataaaaaaaattctcaatgtTATGCTCAAGTATTTAGAAGTTTACTCTcaagatttttcctttgagaggATTGGCCTCTCCCAAGGATGAGCCCTCTTATTAGTTGCTGAACTTGGAGTGTTACCCCTGAaactatatatacacaaacaacaaCTCAAGGCTCAGCAGATTACAGGCAATTTGGCTTAGGTAAGGTTCAGAGCACACTTTTGAAAAAATAGGAGAATATTCAGAGTGATCTATTGAACCACATTCCAGAGAAATTACACTAGTCAGAGCTGTTTACACGTATTCGAGTTCCAGGTTCCAGATACTTgtatatgtaaaaagaaaagccagataAAACTGCaaatgtgagccgggcggtggtggcgcacgcctttaatcccagcactcgggaggcagaggcaggcggatctctgtgagttcaaggccagcctgggctaccaagtgagttccaggaaaggcgcaaagctacacagagaaaccctatctcgaaaaaccaaaaaaaaaaaaaaaaaaaaaactgcaaatgTGGTAATGAAATGCTTGTTTGAAACCTATGCAAGATGATGCAGCATAGAGCTCTTACTCCCGGACACAGACTCCTGGAGACTATATAAATCCATCATTTATTACACAGTCACAGTCAAACCGTGAAAATGCCACAGTTGGATGTCTAGGGAGTTCAGTGTCTTGTCTCCTGTTTTCAGCTCATTTGCTTGTAAGTGATCAACAGCTTGGCTGTATCCAGAGAGCAGTCAGATTCAGAGTGCAAGTCCTTTTCTTCTTAGTCATTTAGTCTTTCTTTTTGCCTCTTTATTCCATCCCCACTTTGTCCTCTtgccaccttcttcttcttcttcttcttcttcttcttcttcttcttcttcttcttcttcttcttcttcttcttcttctttctcttcttcttctttctcttcttcctcttcttcctcttcttcctctcctcctcctcctcctcctcctcctcctcctcctcctcctcctccttctgtcatCTAAGCTTCCCCAGCCTGGTATTTATTTCAttcacatttacttatttgtttgtttgtttgagtatCACTGTATAACCCTTATTGTCCTAGAAATTGATCTGTACACCAGATTGCCCCTGAATTTACACGGATTTGTTCCctggtgctgagaataaaggtgtacaccaccatgacTAGCTCATTACCACATTTTTCAGGCAAGCTCTGCTAATATTTGGTAAAAGAGGCTTAAGAGGGTATAACTATGTGATATATAAGGCAAACAACTTTTGTTTCAAAAGGAGAAATTATCGCCTTACATTGTTAATAGTAAATTAATGGTATAAATAATATGTTACAATTGATACCTGATTTTCGTTTATAAATTCCAATAAGGAAGtctaacattcattttatttctcttcagaaatacaGATTCACACTAACTGTGGAATTCAGAAACTATCTACAAAGTTGTACGTGTTTGTCTAAGCAGTTCAAGCTACTGTTGAGGTGTTTGCAAAACTGAGATATTATTAGTGGGCACAGAACCTAAGCTAGTGATGGCATCACTTGATAAAGATTATCCATGGTCCCAAGAAGACATTCTGAAGTTACTGGAATGCATCAAGAAAAATATCCCCTCAGATGACTCCACATCATTCAAAAAAACCCAGGAAGACCTAGACTGGGCCAAAGtggcttttaaacatttttcaggCAAAATGTGCAAACAAAAGTGGATGCAACTTTCTCATACTTTGAGGAAGTTCCGCACACTGTCAGAATTAGTGCTAGAAGCCAGTGAACATATGAAACAACAGTCCAAAAGGAAGAAACACCCTGACTTCCCCAAAAGACCCCTGACTGCCTATCTGCGCTTCTACAAGGAGCAGCGGGCTAAGTACTCTCAGCGCTATCCTAAATACAACAACTCGCAGCTGGCCAAACTCCTGGCTGAGAAATACAATCAGCTGCCAGCGGAGATCAAGGAGAAATACATTCAGGACTTCCGGAAGGAGAAACGGGACTTTGAGGAAAAAGTGACTAAATTCAAGAGAAGCCATCCTGATGTAGAGCATTATAAGAAATCTGTGGTGCTCAGGAGCCAGGAAACCAAAGTCCCTAAGAAATCACAAAGAGATATGGAAAACGTGAAGTCTTCTCCAAAAACAGATCTTCCTAAAACATCTCCCTCAGTGATGAAATTTCAGAGAGAACCCAAGAAACCCCCTATGAATGCATACCACAAATTTCACCAAGATATGTGGTCAAATCTGGAGCTGCGCCATCTACCCTTGAGGGAGCGCTGGGTTGAGATTAGCAAAAGATGGCACCAAGTCCCAAAGAGCCAGAAAGAGCACTATAACAGCCAAGCCGAGGAGCTACAGAAACAATACTGGGTGGACATGGACCTCTGGCTCAAGGGATTGTCATCTGAGGAGTATGCCGCCTACAGAGAGGCGAAGGCCACCTATGGTAAGGGAAAGAACTTCGCCATGTGTGGACAGACAGATCAGCAGTCTGCTTCAGCAGAGGAGCAGCAAAAAAGGCCTGGGGAAATGCAAGGGCTACTGACTCCTGGAAGAGATTCCTCGGAGACTATTGAGGGCGCTGATGGTGGCTCCCAGGTATCCAGGCAGAATATGATGGAAGATGGAAAAGAGGAAGACTCTAGCAGCTCCTCGGACGACTCTAGCACCTCTGACGACGACTCCTGCAGCTCCAACAACGACTCTAGCAGCTCCTCAGACGACTCCAGCAGTacagatgaagatgaagatggccgggcggtggaggcgcaatcctctgatcccagcacccgggctgaagaggcagtcggatctctcaaaaaagagaaagatgaagatGATGGACATCTCTCTTAGCTGAATCCTCAGATGTCGACTCCATTTTCTTCACTTTCATATCCTAAATCACTGTTTAAGACCCAGGGCATCCCTGACAGAGAGGGAACTG
This window harbors:
- the Ubtfl1 gene encoding upstream-binding factor 1-like protein 1, whose translation is MASLDKDYPWSQEDILKLLECIKKNIPSDDSTSFKKTQEDLDWAKVAFKHFSGKMCKQKWMQLSHTLRKFRTLSELVLEASEHMKQQSKRKKHPDFPKRPLTAYLRFYKEQRAKYSQRYPKYNNSQLAKLLAEKYNQLPAEIKEKYIQDFRKEKRDFEEKVTKFKRSHPDVEHYKKSVVLRSQETKVPKKSQRDMENVKSSPKTDLPKTSPSVMKFQREPKKPPMNAYHKFHQDMWSNLELRHLPLRERWVEISKRWHQVPKSQKEHYNSQAEELQKQYWVDMDLWLKGLSSEEYAAYREAKATYGKGKNFAMCGQTDQQSASAEEQQKRPGEMQGLLTPGRDSSETIEGADGGSQVSRQNMMEDGKEEDSSSSSDDSSTSDDDSCSSNNDSSSSSDDSSSTDEDEDGRAVEAQSSDPSTRAEEAVGSLKKEKDEDDGHLS